The following proteins are co-located in the Clavibacter capsici genome:
- a CDS encoding ferritin-like fold-containing protein codes for MFGRRSTTIEAPRVRSRGESKRRAASPTVSVDDFSPDSLRFLGAVAYLQLTVFETLSRAVTEAPDLAGKEAVSTAAGIALGKHQALAAEIKRLGGEPSAVMEPHRAAFDRFTAIVQGADWYESLLSSYITTGLLDDFFVRLASGLPSDQRQRVVVLLSSGVGQQGIVDAVRAGIRLDPRLASRLAMWGRRLVGDTLLVAGTAMRASLADPDDARVHLEPVFAGIITAHTRRMDALGLTA; via the coding sequence ATGTTCGGACGCCGGTCGACGACGATCGAGGCGCCCCGGGTCAGGTCCCGCGGCGAGTCGAAGCGTCGAGCCGCATCGCCGACCGTGAGCGTGGACGACTTCTCGCCCGACTCCCTCCGCTTCCTCGGGGCCGTCGCGTACCTGCAGCTCACGGTGTTCGAGACCCTGTCGCGCGCCGTCACCGAGGCGCCCGACCTCGCGGGGAAGGAGGCCGTCTCCACGGCCGCCGGCATCGCGCTCGGGAAGCACCAGGCGCTCGCCGCGGAGATCAAGCGGCTGGGCGGCGAGCCGAGCGCCGTGATGGAGCCGCACCGGGCGGCGTTCGACCGCTTCACGGCCATCGTCCAGGGCGCGGACTGGTACGAGTCCCTCCTCTCCTCCTACATCACCACGGGCCTCCTCGACGACTTCTTCGTGCGCCTCGCCTCGGGCCTGCCGTCGGACCAGCGCCAGCGCGTCGTCGTGCTGCTCTCGTCGGGCGTCGGGCAGCAGGGGATCGTGGACGCCGTGCGCGCCGGGATCCGCCTGGACCCGCGCCTGGCCTCGCGCCTCGCCATGTGGGGTCGTCGCCTCGTCGGCGACACGCTCCTCGTCGCGGGCACGGCCATGCGCGCCTCGCTCGCCGACCCGGACGACGCGCGCGTGCACCTCGAGCCCGTGTTCGCCGGCATCATCACGGCGCACACCAGGCGGATGGACGCGCTCGGCCTCACGGCCTGA
- a CDS encoding DUF3107 domain-containing protein, which produces MEIRIGLVNTARELSFTTKQTPEEVQETVTAAVRDSAPFISFTDDKGATHLAVTAHLAYVELGSADAPRIGFVR; this is translated from the coding sequence GTGGAAATCCGTATCGGCCTCGTCAACACCGCCCGCGAGCTCTCCTTCACCACCAAGCAGACGCCCGAGGAGGTCCAGGAGACCGTCACCGCGGCCGTCCGCGACTCCGCGCCCTTCATCTCCTTCACCGACGACAAGGGCGCCACCCACCTCGCCGTCACCGCCCACCTCGCCTACGTGGAGCTCGGCAGCGCCGACGCCCCGCGCATCGGCTTCGTCCGCTAG